A window of Chlamydomonas reinhardtii strain CC-503 cw92 mt+ chromosome 9, whole genome shotgun sequence contains these coding sequences:
- a CDS encoding nitrate transmembrane transporter translates to MAEKPATVNAELVKEMDAAPKKYPYSLDSEGKANYCPVWRFTQPHMMAFHLSWICFFMSFVATFAPASLAPIIRDDLFLTKSQLGNAGVAAVCGAIAARIFMGIVVDSIGPRYGAAATMLMTAPAVFCMALVTDFSTFACVRFFIGLSLCMFVCCQFWCGTMFNVKIVGTANAIAAGWGNMGGGACHFIMPLIYQGIKDGGVPGYQAWRWAFFVPGGIYILTATLTLLLGIDHPSGKDYRDLKKEGTLKAKGAMWPVVKCGLGNYRSWILALTYGYSFGVELTVDNVIVEYLFDQFGLNLAVAGALGAIFGLMNLFTRATGGMISDLVAKPFGMRGRIWALWIIQTLGGIFCIVLGKVSNSLSSTIVIMIVFSIFCQQACGLHFGITPFVSRRAYGVVSGLVGAGGNTGAAITQAIWFAGTAPWQLTLSKADGFVYMGIMTIGLTLPLFFIWFPMWGSMLTGPREGAEEEDYYMREWSAEEVASGLHQGSMRFAMESKSQRGTRDKRAAGAPLESHSNSDSEPAAAKPVVV, encoded by the exons ATGGCTGAGAAGCCAGCCACAGTAAACGCGGAGCTCGTGAAGGAGATGGACGCTGCGCCGAAGAAGTACCCATACTCGCTTGACTCAGAGGGCAAGGCAAATTATTGCCCTGTATGGCGCTTCACGCAGCCCCA CATGATGGCCTTCCACCTGTCCTGGATTTGCTTCTTCATGTCCTTCGTCGCTACAttcgcgcccgcctccctcgcgccCATCATCCGTGATGACCTGTTCCTCACCAAGTCACAGCTGGGCAAcgccggtgtcgccgccgtgTGCGGTGCCATCGCGGCGCGTATCTTCATGGGCATCGTGGTTGACAGCATCG GTCCCCGctacggcgctgccgccaccatgcTCATGACCGCACCCGCCGTCTTCTGCATGGCCCTGGTCACCGACTTCTCCACCTTCGCCTGCGTGCGCTTCTTCATCGGTCTCTCGCTCTGCATGTTCGTGTGCTGCCAGTTCTGGTGCGGTACCATGTTCAACGTCAAGATTGTCGGCACCGCcaacgccatcgccgccggctggggcaacatgggtggcggcgcttgcCACTTCATCATGCCGCTCATTTACCAGGGCATCAAGGACGGCGGCGTTCCCGGCTACCAGGCCTGGCGTTGGGCTTTCTTCGTCCCCGGTGGCATCTACATCCTCACCGCCACCCTGACCCTGCTCCTGGGCATTGACCACCCCAGCGGCAAGGATTACCGCGACCTGAAGAAGGAGGGAACGCTCAAGGCCAAGGGCGCCATGTGGCCAGTCGTCAAGTGCGGCCTCGGCAACTACAG gtCTTGGATTCTGGCCCTGACCTACGGCTACTCCTTCGGCGTCGAGCTGACAGTTGACAACGTCATTGTGGAGTACCTCTTTGACCAGTTTGGCCTCAACcttgcggtggcgggcgccctcGGCGCCATCTTCGGCCTCATGAACCTCTTCACTCGTGCTACTGGCGGCATGATCTCTGATTTGGTTGCCAAGCCGTTCGGCATGCGCGGCCGCATCTGGGCCCTCTGGATCATCCAGACCCTGGGGGGCATCTTCTGCATCGTTCTGGGCAAGGTCAGCAACTCTCTGTCGTCCACCATCGTCATCATGATCGTCTTCTCCATCTTCTGCCAGCAAGCATGCGGCCTGCACTTCGGCATCACGCCCTTTGTGTCGCGCCGCGCCTACGGTGTCGTGTCTGGTctggtgggtgccggcggcaacaccggcgccgccatcacgcaAGCCATCTGGTTCGCTGGCACCGCGCCGTGGCAACTGAC CCTGAGCAAGGCCGACGGGTTTGTCTACATGGGTATCATGACCATCGgcctcacgctgccgctgttctTCATCTGGTTCCCCATGTGGGGCTCCATGCTGACTGGGCCGCGcgagggcgccgaggaggaggactacTACATGCGCGAGTGGagtgcggaggaggtggcgtcgGGCCTGCACCAGGGCTCGATGCGCTTCGCCATGGAGTCCAA GTCGCAGCGCGGCACTCGGGacaagcgcgccgccggcgccccgctcgAGTCCCACAGCAACTCCGACTcggagcccgctgctgccaagccCGTGGTGGTCTAA